The nucleotide sequence GGTTTTCCATTTTGCATGGATTCCTTGGTATAAAAACCATCGGTATTTGTGGCAATTATCAAAATATCGACTTCTAATAACACAGCGGTTAAAGCGGCTAATTTATCGTTGTCGCCAAATTTAATCTCATCCGTAGCAACGGTATCATTTTCGTTGATAATAGGAATGTAATTGTTTTTGACCAAAACATTGATGGTATTGACAATGTTTTTCTTGGTTTGTTCCTTCTCAAAATCAGAATAAGACAACAAACATTGAGAAGTATGCAAACCTAAATCCTTGAAATTCTCATGGTAAATCCGCATCAAATGAGGCTGACCAATAGATGCCAACGCTTGTTTTACAAAAAGTTCTTTATCTTGTTTTTCAAGTTTTACAAACTGTTTGGCAGCAGCAATCGCCCCTGAACTTACGATGATAAATTCATAGTCCTCATTCAATTCGGCTATTTGCATCCCAATATCTTCAATCTTTCCTCTCGAAATATGATTGGTTTCTTTAGTGAGCGTATTGCTACCTAATTTTAATAAAATTCTTTTTTTTGCCATTTTTTTTATTTTGCAGGCGTAGGGACAAGTCGCGACTTGTCCCTACACGCGACCTATCCCTACCTGATTTGTCCTTCGCCGTAAATATACCATTTATTGGTTACCAAATGTTGCAAACCAATCGGTCCACGTTGGTGTAATTTATCGGTACTGATAGCTAATTCACCACCTAAACCAAATTGCCCACCATCAGTAAAACGAGTCGAAGCATTATGATATACTGAAGATGCATCAACATTCTCCATAAACTCTTGTGCTAGACCAGCGTTTTCTGTAATGATAGAAGCCGAGTGTCCGCCACAATATTTATTAATCATTTCAATTGCTGCTGGATTAGAGTTAACTGTTCCAATTACAATTTTGTAATCTAAAAATTCTTCGTACCAAATTAAATCATTTTCAATTGCAGGAACTCCAGTCGCTTTAGCAACAGCATCATCTCCTAAAACAGTTACTTTAAACTCTTTTAATTTGGCTATTAATGCGTTAGCAAAAACTTCCCAGTTAGGTAAATTAACATCAATCAATACTTTATCCAAAGCATTACAAACCGATATGTTTGAGGTTTTTCCGTTGATGATGATAGACATCGCTTTGTCTAAATCGGCATCAGCATTGACATATACAAAGTTATTGCCACGACCGCTTACAATTACTGGACAAGTGGCGTGTTTTTTAGTAAATTCAATCAATTTTTCGCCACCACGTGGTACGATTAAATCGATTCTTTGAGTCGGTTTTTCTAAGAAAGCTTGGGTTTGCGCTCGGTCATAATTCAAATATTCTACCCATTCAGTACTTACGCCATTGCTTTCCAAAGCTTGGTGCCATAGGCTCACAATCTTTTGGTTCGAAAGCAAAGACTCTTTTCCGCCTTTCAACAAAATTTTGTTTCCAGATTTAAAAGCAATTCCACCAGCTTCCACAGTTACATCTGGACGCGATTCATAAATAATCATAATCGTTCCAAAAGCAGCCGTTTTGTTGCTAATGCGCATACCGTTGTCGTGAGTAAATTCATAGCGAACTTGCCCCACAGGATCTTCTTGACTCGCTAATTGTTGTACCGAAAGTATCATTCCGTCCACCTTAGCGTCGTCCACGAGTAACCGTTTCT is from Flavobacterium sp. NG2 and encodes:
- a CDS encoding glutamate-5-semialdehyde dehydrogenase, yielding MSTLLSIEKRNAVLTTMATLLEQEREALKVINQQDLANYNGEDLAMEKRLLVDDAKVDGMILSVQQLASQEDPVGQVRYEFTHDNGMRISNKTAAFGTIMIIYESRPDVTVEAGGIAFKSGNKILLKGGKESLLSNQKIVSLWHQALESNGVSTEWVEYLNYDRAQTQAFLEKPTQRIDLIVPRGGEKLIEFTKKHATCPVIVSGRGNNFVYVNADADLDKAMSIIINGKTSNISVCNALDKVLIDVNLPNWEVFANALIAKLKEFKVTVLGDDAVAKATGVPAIENDLIWYEEFLDYKIVIGTVNSNPAAIEMINKYCGGHSASIITENAGLAQEFMENVDASSVYHNASTRFTDGGQFGLGGELAISTDKLHQRGPIGLQHLVTNKWYIYGEGQIR
- the proB gene encoding glutamate 5-kinase, coding for MAKKRILLKLGSNTLTKETNHISRGKIEDIGMQIAELNEDYEFIIVSSGAIAAAKQFVKLEKQDKELFVKQALASIGQPHLMRIYHENFKDLGLHTSQCLLSYSDFEKEQTKKNIVNTINVLVKNNYIPIINENDTVATDEIKFGDNDKLAALTAVLLEVDILIIATNTDGFYTKESMQNGKPETILTVAELNDLEKEIGDSKSSHGTGGMQSKIEAVAIAKEANIETWIVNGLNDNFILNAINNKIPFTKIV